One part of the Phragmites australis chromosome 3, lpPhrAust1.1, whole genome shotgun sequence genome encodes these proteins:
- the LOC133912526 gene encoding U4/U6 small nuclear ribonucleoprotein PRP4-like protein, whose translation MENPRPQAPAPTPPMAPLPVPVHPPIAPIPVPPPRAPAAAASTSASGGGEAGYEVSDDHRAARERHERAVQELLQRRRAYAMAVPTNDSAVRARLRRLGEPITLYGEREMERRDRLRALMVRLEADGQVDRLLRAQEDDQAAAAGAGEEDDEQIQYPFFTEGTQELLKARVDIAQYSLPRAKARIERAKRRHDDPDEDPEAEADLVVKQAGEFVLECSEIGDDRPLTGCSFSRDASMLATSSWSGMIKVWSMPQITKVATLKGHTERATDVAFSPADDCLATASADKTAKLWKPDGSLLMSFDGHLDRLARLAFHPSGMYLGTASYDKTWRLWDINTGKELLLQEGHSRNVYGVSFHPDGSLAASCGLDAYARVWDLRSGRLFFTLRGHVKPVLGVSFSPNGYLVATGSEDNFCRIWDLRKREMLYSIPAHKSLISHVKFEPQEGYYLATSSYDTKASLWSARDYKPIKSLAGHESKVTSLDISGDGQQIVTVSHDRTIKIWSCRSSTQDNAMELD comes from the exons ATGGAGAACCCCAGGCCCCAGGCTCCCGCCCCCACGCCACCCATGGCCCCGCTCCCCGTGCCCGTCCACCCGCCCATCGCCCCCATCCCCGTCCCTCCTCCCCGCGCGCCCGCTGCCGCGGCCTCCACCTCCGCTTCCGGGGGCGGCGAGGCCGGGTACGAGGTCTCGGACGACCACCGTGCCGCGCGGGAGCGCCACGAGCGCGCGGTGCAGGAGCTCCTCCAGCGGCGCCGCGCCTACGCCATGGCCGTGCCCACCAACGACTCCGCCGTGCGcgcgcgcctccgccgcctggGAGAGCCCATCACGCTCTACGGCGAGCGGGAGATGGAGCGCCGCGACCGCCTCCGCGCGCTCATGGTCCGCCTCGAGGCCGACGGCCAGGTCGACCGCCTCCTCCGCGCGCAGGAGGACGACCAGGCCGCTGCGGCGGGCGCCGGCGAGGAGGACGATGAGCAGATCCAGTACCCCTTCTTCACCGAGGGCACGCAAGAGCTGCTCAAGGCGCGTGTCGACATCGCGCAGTACTCGTTGCCCCGCGCCAAGGCCAGGATCGAGAGGGCCAAGCGCCGTCACGACGACCCCGACGAGGACCCGGAGGCGGAGGCTGACCTCGTCGTGAAGCAGGCAGGGGAGTTTGTACTCGAGTGCAGCGAGATTGGAGATGACCGCCCGCTCACCGgctgctccttctctcgcgaTGCGTCAATGCTCGCCACAAG TTCCTGGAGTGGAATGATCAAAGTTTGGAGCATGCCACAGATAACTAAAGTTGCAACCCTGAAAGGTCATACAGAACGTGCAACTGATGTTGCCTTTTCTCCAGCTGATGACTGCTTAGCAACGGCTTCAGCTGATAAAACCGCAAAACTATGGAAACCAGATGGGTCACTTTTAATGTCCTTTGATGGTCACCTTGATCGTCTTGCTCGACTTGCTTTTCATCCATCTGGAATGTACCTTGGTACAGCTAGCTATGACAAGACTTGGAGATTATGGGACATCAATACTGGAAAGGAACTGCTACTCCAAGAGGGGCACAGCAGAAACGTTTATGGAGTTAGCTTTCACCCAGATGGTTCTTTGGCGGCATCTTGTGgtcttgatgcatatgctcgAGTATGGGATCTAAGATCAGGAAGATTGTTCTTCACCCTTAGGGGGCATGTGAAACCT GTCCTAGGAGTCAGCTTCTCCCCTAATGGTTATCTGGTGGCAACTGGAAGTGAAGACAATTTCTGTCGAATATGGGATTTGAGGAAGAGAGAAATGTTATATTCCATACCAGCTCATAAGAGTCTTATTTCACATGTGAAATTTGAACCCCAAGAAGGGTATTATTTAGCGACTTCTTCCTATGACACCAAAGCATCG CTGTGGTCAGCTCGGGATTACAAACCAATCAAAAGTTTGGCGGGCCACGAGTCAAAGGTTACTAGTCTGGATATTAGTGGAG ATGGACAGCAGATTGTGACTGTGTCACATGATCGTACGATAAAGATTTGGTCATGCAGAAGCAGCACGCAGGATAATGCTATGGAATTGGACTGA